A single window of Leptolyngbya ohadii IS1 DNA harbors:
- a CDS encoding CAAX protease, protein MPSAEVEALQTVGRLLGGAFSLNSEIYRSVSYSSDALWLPLSLSREFWIALLTVLLAGLSLSLGQAIVLFVNRVKPARFVFSLLLNAVLFTFGFLFLVVSTWLICWVSWTVSIPLLTLIKVLGLSYAPLLFSFLGALPYLGVPILTMLSVWRLLSAVVGFSAVAGVSAGTGFGYVAIGWVVLQLLEGTIGQPIARLGKHLADRVAGVPLRVRSVEILELVRSSFSQPASPMIPAGQSVALNRGQTIRGQAIQQGVTRLRGNRAEPERVRSLAQAAQASANPQFPAGGRTSTQEPIALEESIADTQRESGEAQSSEAQSGQAQMNSQTATQQIKLLSLLAMGVLFVVIAMLLRPIKESVFGWYSTLPSLLVFLFDLFWIGIVAIVFAGILAPLETLGWWAGWYGDDLDTNDGNGAAQKPGTAAPDSAEMSRYSRYIVYLDGIGQSGEEYTPDVMDFLDALESALPSDVMLVRGLMMYSVLNKPLNEDRPLAFLWALADKVRFSNPAALLGILLNLRNVFIVAVSADKRYGPIYNQGIAQVLYNGLLEREYIPGSGVPITLIGYSGGGEMSVAAAPYLTRATGAPIDVVSLGGVMSANNNFLVLQHLYHLVGKKDIVERIGPMMFPGRWKLFFLSYWNRAKRQGRISIIPLGEMGHQVPGGYMDPEAQLPSGETCLEQTIASILKILQGEFIPAIERVPHQLSHYQRYKRAPFNSPAFYPLGAERNSEVTEQSLDPNRYQPIGDWMGRLILPQHWERHQVRGVWFEVYHAPPEYRSLIGQRLKLRWSTDPEVQQFVKKVTRDVHFSPNAEFTSEYGGLVHPDRLNHWQQVNPLESLAGSHPVDDVVVMLEDVGVDGWMGGRVGEWESGSVGGAESDRGSHETGSNHSSTDQTSSSPHPSTHPPIHSSTPQPTLYTRTEPIQITGRFYALVQFVQPIAGTDCFQVVHFNRASRQFDGETEIVRLPSVIADENGCFPSTTQGIEQSYLNETGWYIFGAQDRTGMFVVQSVAPRSLLRLQPDRVLFGRKRAYQYIHREAWAEIKSQKGKISSVLLDASEGMGDGTLQAAIDRWKLGDRALLLHSYGGIGGKKREPAAASPIFFGHFAYGMAEVVHDPLADELRFDIRYHQVYTHNTDGLIAGTLHWSRYLGDRQFGWVGARPVCDILIKLEAFTGRFEYKGTKPSPLDTMLRQLQVMTARYRIGDGTGGTYVGPANNCAQDSNQALFASIRAIQYAVQMNPDIIQAWLETHPEQADRYDQLIRLGKALQRQLQPFGDARSDWKRGEFNLGCTLEDSPLRNLWMGLTSWRTLLPRLASDAIVRVFLREGASVWVLRTNQIGGNDPDIEPIAPMTL, encoded by the coding sequence ATGCCAAGTGCTGAAGTTGAAGCGTTACAAACAGTGGGGAGGCTGCTGGGCGGAGCCTTTAGCCTGAATTCGGAAATCTATCGCAGCGTTAGCTATAGTTCAGATGCGCTGTGGTTGCCGCTCTCCCTTTCCCGCGAGTTCTGGATTGCCCTGCTTACTGTTTTGCTGGCGGGTCTTTCGCTTTCTTTGGGGCAAGCGATCGTCCTTTTTGTGAATCGGGTAAAGCCTGCGCGGTTTGTGTTTAGCCTGCTGCTGAATGCGGTGCTGTTTACCTTTGGCTTTCTGTTCCTGGTGGTGAGTACCTGGCTGATCTGCTGGGTTTCCTGGACAGTCAGTATTCCGCTGCTGACGCTAATTAAGGTGCTGGGACTTAGCTATGCACCGCTGCTGTTCAGCTTTCTAGGAGCCTTGCCCTACCTGGGAGTGCCCATCCTAACGATGTTGTCGGTCTGGCGGTTGCTGTCGGCGGTGGTAGGTTTTTCGGCAGTGGCGGGGGTGAGTGCGGGAACGGGATTTGGCTATGTGGCGATCGGGTGGGTGGTGCTGCAATTGCTGGAAGGCACGATCGGACAGCCCATTGCTCGTTTGGGAAAGCACCTTGCCGATCGGGTGGCGGGGGTTCCTCTGCGGGTGAGGAGCGTCGAAATTCTGGAGCTAGTGCGATCGAGCTTTTCCCAGCCTGCGTCTCCGATGATTCCGGCGGGTCAGTCAGTTGCGCTAAATCGGGGACAAACGATTCGAGGGCAAGCGATTCAGCAGGGTGTGACTCGGCTCAGAGGCAATCGGGCAGAGCCGGAACGGGTTCGATCGCTGGCGCAGGCGGCACAGGCATCGGCAAATCCGCAGTTTCCTGCTGGGGGAAGGACTTCTACTCAGGAACCGATCGCCCTGGAAGAATCGATCGCTGACACCCAGAGGGAATCCGGCGAAGCGCAATCCAGCGAAGCGCAGTCCGGTCAAGCTCAGATGAACTCCCAGACGGCGACTCAGCAAATTAAGCTGCTGTCCCTGCTGGCAATGGGGGTTCTGTTTGTGGTAATTGCAATGCTGCTGCGCCCCATCAAAGAATCTGTCTTTGGCTGGTACAGTACGCTGCCCAGTCTGCTGGTGTTTCTGTTCGATCTGTTTTGGATTGGGATTGTGGCGATCGTCTTTGCCGGAATTCTGGCACCGCTGGAAACCCTGGGCTGGTGGGCAGGCTGGTATGGCGACGACTTGGATACAAACGACGGGAACGGAGCAGCACAGAAGCCGGGAACCGCAGCTCCAGACTCAGCAGAAATGTCGCGATACTCCCGATACATTGTCTATCTGGACGGGATTGGGCAATCCGGCGAGGAATATACGCCCGATGTGATGGACTTTCTGGATGCGCTGGAATCGGCTTTGCCTTCGGACGTGATGCTGGTGCGGGGGCTAATGATGTACTCGGTGCTGAACAAGCCGCTGAACGAAGACCGACCGCTGGCGTTTCTCTGGGCATTGGCGGACAAGGTGCGGTTCAGTAATCCTGCTGCGCTGCTGGGCATCCTGCTCAATCTTCGCAATGTGTTTATCGTGGCGGTTTCTGCCGATAAGCGCTATGGACCCATCTACAACCAGGGCATCGCCCAGGTGCTTTACAACGGCTTACTGGAGCGGGAATACATCCCTGGCAGCGGTGTTCCCATTACGCTAATCGGCTACAGCGGCGGCGGAGAAATGTCGGTGGCAGCTGCACCCTACCTGACACGCGCCACAGGTGCCCCGATCGACGTGGTCTCTCTGGGTGGTGTCATGAGCGCTAACAACAACTTTCTGGTGCTTCAGCATCTTTACCATCTGGTCGGTAAAAAGGACATTGTGGAGCGCATCGGTCCCATGATGTTTCCAGGACGCTGGAAGCTGTTTTTCCTGTCCTACTGGAATCGGGCAAAACGGCAGGGCAGAATCAGCATTATCCCCCTGGGCGAAATGGGGCACCAGGTTCCGGGCGGCTACATGGACCCGGAGGCACAACTGCCCAGCGGCGAGACCTGTCTTGAGCAGACGATCGCTTCTATTCTCAAAATCCTGCAAGGTGAGTTTATTCCGGCGATCGAGCGAGTGCCTCACCAGCTCAGCCATTACCAGCGATACAAACGCGCCCCTTTTAATTCGCCTGCCTTTTACCCGCTCGGCGCGGAGCGCAACTCCGAAGTAACCGAACAGAGCCTCGATCCCAATCGCTATCAGCCCATTGGCGACTGGATGGGACGGCTGATTCTGCCCCAGCACTGGGAACGGCATCAGGTCAGAGGAGTCTGGTTCGAGGTCTACCACGCGCCTCCCGAATATCGCTCCCTGATTGGACAACGGCTTAAACTCCGCTGGTCAACCGACCCGGAAGTGCAGCAATTCGTCAAAAAAGTCACCCGCGACGTTCACTTCAGCCCCAATGCCGAATTTACCAGCGAGTACGGCGGACTCGTCCACCCCGATCGCCTCAACCACTGGCAACAGGTCAATCCCCTGGAGTCGCTGGCAGGCTCGCATCCGGTGGATGATGTGGTGGTGATGCTGGAGGATGTAGGAGTGGATGGGTGGATGGGTGGGAGAGTGGGAGAGTGGGAGAGTGGGAGCGTGGGAGGAGCCGAGAGCGATCGCGGGAGTCATGAAACCGGATCAAACCATTCGTCTACAGACCAAACCTCCTCTTCCCCTCACCCATCCACCCATCCACCCATCCACTCATCCACTCCTCAACCTACCCTCTACACTCGCACCGAACCTATCCAAATTACAGGGCGCTTCTATGCGCTAGTGCAGTTTGTTCAGCCGATCGCCGGGACCGATTGCTTCCAGGTGGTTCACTTTAATCGCGCTTCGCGGCAGTTTGATGGGGAAACGGAGATTGTGCGGTTGCCGTCTGTGATTGCGGACGAGAATGGCTGCTTTCCTTCGACGACGCAGGGCATCGAGCAGTCTTACTTAAACGAGACAGGCTGGTATATCTTCGGTGCCCAGGATCGGACGGGGATGTTTGTGGTGCAGTCGGTCGCCCCTCGATCGCTTTTAAGACTTCAGCCCGATCGCGTGCTGTTTGGACGAAAGCGAGCCTATCAATATATTCATCGGGAAGCCTGGGCGGAAATCAAATCACAGAAAGGCAAAATTAGCTCGGTGCTGCTGGATGCCTCGGAAGGGATGGGTGACGGAACCCTTCAGGCGGCGATCGATCGCTGGAAGTTAGGCGATCGGGCACTCTTGCTGCACAGCTACGGCGGCATTGGCGGTAAAAAGCGGGAGCCAGCGGCGGCTTCGCCCATCTTTTTTGGGCATTTTGCTTACGGCATGGCAGAGGTGGTTCATGATCCGCTCGCCGATGAGCTGCGGTTTGACATTCGCTATCACCAGGTTTACACGCACAACACCGATGGTCTGATTGCGGGAACGCTCCACTGGTCACGGTATCTGGGCGATCGTCAGTTTGGCTGGGTGGGGGCGCGTCCGGTCTGCGATATTTTAATCAAGCTGGAGGCGTTCACCGGACGGTTTGAGTACAAGGGCACAAAGCCTTCTCCGCTGGATACTATGCTGCGCCAGCTTCAGGTGATGACCGCCCGCTATCGAATTGGCGACGGCACAGGCGGAACCTACGTGGGACCCGCCAACAACTGCGCCCAGGACTCCAACCAGGCGTTGTTTGCCAGCATTCGTGCCATTCAGTACGCTGTGCAAATGAATCCCGATATTATTCAGGCATGGCTAGAAACCCATCCCGAACAAGCCGATCGCTACGACCAGCTCATCCGACTCGGCAAGGCACTCCAGCGACAGCTTCAGCCCTTTGGCGATGCCCGATCGGACTGGAAACGGGGCGAATTTAACCTGGGCTGCACCCTCGAAGATAGCCCGCTGCGAAACCTCTGGATGGGCTTAACCAGCTGGCGAACGCTGCTGCCCCGTCTGGCGAGCGACGCGATCGTCCGGGTCTTCCTGCGAGAAGGGGCTTCGGTCTGGGTACTGCGGACGAATCAAATTGGCGGCAATGATCCGGATATTGAACCGATCGCGCCCATGACCCTTTAA
- a CDS encoding DUF3291 domain-containing protein, with amino-acid sequence MESLPSQYYLAQINTARLRAPLDAPEMADFVAQIQGINAIADDDPGFVWRLRGEGADDATSIRPFDDDQILVTMTVWKSVEALSNYVYRGAHAGIMRDRRRWFEKLDQQILALWWIPVGHLPTIEEAKERLAHLQQHGSTPYAFTFGKPFPSPDRVPVAVSSSED; translated from the coding sequence ATGGAATCTCTTCCTTCCCAGTACTACCTTGCTCAAATCAATACTGCTCGACTCCGCGCTCCGCTTGATGCGCCAGAAATGGCAGACTTCGTGGCTCAAATTCAGGGAATTAACGCGATCGCCGATGACGATCCGGGGTTTGTCTGGCGGCTGCGCGGTGAGGGAGCCGATGATGCTACCAGCATCCGACCGTTTGACGATGACCAAATTCTGGTCACAATGACCGTCTGGAAGTCGGTGGAAGCCCTTTCTAACTATGTTTATCGGGGAGCACACGCTGGCATCATGCGCGATCGCCGTCGCTGGTTTGAAAAGCTAGATCAGCAAATCTTGGCGCTGTGGTGGATTCCCGTGGGGCACCTACCGACGATCGAAGAGGCAAAAGAGCGGCTTGCCCATCTTCAGCAGCATGGTTCGACCCCCTATGCCTTTACCTTTGGTAAACCCTTCCCTAGCCCCGATCGGGTTCCTGTCGCTGTGAGCAGTTCAGAAGATTAG
- a CDS encoding tetratricopeptide repeat protein produces the protein MSDASLTDRYSALIDQIVQMTLKGNIRSKEQVLQMLTEGIEAGTGELFERCLSDRLSATEQQATSGDELKQAKAGRILRALQTIRGEWERWQAQNQVNAALDSAVQQIVMASGIETDDPLRELIRVTDPNLPQPLSLSQWQQLGKRLRQSPDTADLQQLGQGLLEGLQSWQRLENYLVSWIYDQSQGQIGFEGVPGQRGPWALWAKQVNRPVPAALFNALALGEAPIEWAESQATTLADFVELVVILRCLQQGLVNWFDKLIYDSKVGAKLSIATFLAFSLIWSQLGEGWGRSTLPSQHRLRQASFQVTLQILRTFAQQSYFPLYGGIFASFTGEYLRDAMSYLDEPLRQAEGTQEKARILTLLGSSARAMGQVDRAIGFHQQAVEIARTAKDTVCEIANLNHLSRTYVAQANYSEAINYSQRAVILSRQAGDRSGEANALANLGFSEVFQARQQEYVEPEVYEMAIERLQQGLQQAERLGDRQSQALCYSSLGIAQVLADQPQESLEYLDKGIAAAQFTGDVYLQGINLAYLAEAHYRLQNFSKAILTGSLGMYLLEQIGSTSWRQTAGLLVVIRGQLGETEFRSLLDQERRSIVGAIGVDGFDHVPELLRQYQD, from the coding sequence ATGTCCGATGCTTCCCTCACCGATCGCTATAGTGCCCTGATTGACCAGATCGTCCAGATGACCCTTAAGGGCAATATCCGCTCGAAGGAGCAGGTGTTGCAAATGCTGACGGAGGGGATTGAGGCTGGGACGGGAGAACTGTTTGAGCGCTGTTTGAGCGATCGCCTCTCGGCAACGGAACAGCAGGCAACCTCCGGCGATGAACTCAAGCAGGCAAAGGCAGGACGCATTCTGCGAGCACTCCAGACGATTCGCGGCGAGTGGGAACGCTGGCAGGCGCAAAATCAGGTCAATGCAGCCCTCGATAGTGCCGTTCAGCAGATCGTAATGGCAAGCGGCATTGAAACAGATGATCCGCTGCGGGAACTGATTCGTGTCACCGATCCCAATTTGCCCCAACCCCTCAGCTTGTCCCAGTGGCAGCAGTTGGGCAAACGACTCCGGCAGTCTCCGGATACGGCAGATTTGCAGCAGCTTGGGCAGGGCTTACTCGAAGGACTGCAATCCTGGCAGCGGCTGGAAAACTATCTGGTGAGCTGGATTTACGATCAGAGTCAGGGACAGATCGGTTTTGAAGGCGTTCCGGGGCAGCGTGGACCCTGGGCACTGTGGGCGAAGCAGGTGAATCGTCCCGTTCCGGCGGCACTGTTTAATGCCCTGGCGCTGGGGGAAGCCCCGATCGAATGGGCGGAATCTCAGGCAACGACACTGGCGGATTTTGTTGAGCTGGTCGTCATTCTGCGCTGTCTTCAGCAGGGGCTAGTGAACTGGTTCGATAAACTGATTTACGACTCGAAGGTGGGGGCAAAGCTGTCGATCGCCACGTTCCTCGCTTTCTCGCTGATCTGGTCGCAGCTGGGGGAAGGCTGGGGTCGTTCTACGCTTCCAAGTCAGCATCGTCTGCGGCAGGCATCCTTTCAGGTGACGCTGCAAATCCTGCGAACCTTTGCCCAGCAGTCCTACTTTCCTCTGTACGGCGGCATTTTTGCGTCCTTTACAGGGGAGTATTTGCGGGATGCCATGAGCTATCTGGATGAACCGCTGCGACAGGCGGAAGGCACCCAGGAAAAAGCCCGAATTCTGACGCTGCTCGGCTCCTCTGCACGGGCAATGGGACAGGTCGATCGGGCGATCGGCTTTCATCAGCAGGCGGTGGAAATTGCGAGGACGGCAAAGGATACGGTCTGCGAAATCGCCAATCTCAACCATCTCAGCCGCACCTATGTCGCCCAGGCAAACTACAGCGAGGCAATCAACTACAGTCAGCGGGCGGTGATTTTGAGCCGTCAGGCGGGCGATCGATCAGGGGAGGCAAATGCGCTGGCGAATCTGGGCTTCAGCGAAGTATTTCAGGCAAGGCAGCAGGAATACGTGGAGCCGGAGGTTTACGAAATGGCGATCGAGCGGCTTCAGCAGGGACTCCAGCAGGCGGAGCGGTTGGGCGATCGGCAGAGTCAGGCACTGTGCTACAGCAGTTTGGGCATTGCTCAAGTTCTGGCAGACCAGCCGCAGGAATCGCTGGAATATCTGGACAAGGGCATTGCTGCCGCGCAGTTCACCGGAGATGTCTACTTGCAGGGGATCAATCTGGCGTATCTGGCAGAGGCACACTATCGGCTACAAAACTTCAGCAAAGCCATCCTCACCGGATCGCTGGGAATGTACCTGCTAGAGCAAATCGGCTCAACCAGCTGGCGACAAACCGCCGGACTCCTCGTAGTGATTCGTGGACAGTTAGGTGAAACCGAGTTTCGGAGTTTGCTCGATCAGGAGCGGCGATCGATCGTGGGAGCGATCGGGGTGGATGGATTTGATCATGTGCCGGAGCTGTTGAGGCAGTATCAGGATTAA
- a CDS encoding YihY/virulence factor BrkB family protein, translating to MRSSRFIQFFLNINFRNLHQVIQETGTSRLFGLSAEMAYNNLLALFPLLLGILAAIGLLKIPPDRVDFLAQQLLPVAPPEVIFLIQGFIDQTRLPRGRIVIVFSIIVALWIASGAVSAAMNAMDHIYQTPPALRRPYWKAKAVALMLTVVMLAFIMSASYLVVISDWLLRLGLERSNAPTIVESFSGLIGRGVRWLAALGIVTIAFSILYRQGPSRWRPGTPLLPGAMIAAVLWTLMSQAFNIYARYFANFNFTYGTLSAGIVLLLWLNWSSLIVLLGAQMNVTIGKAMGDRSSQPKQAG from the coding sequence ATGCGCTCCTCACGCTTCATTCAATTTTTCCTCAACATCAACTTTCGCAATTTACATCAGGTTATCCAAGAAACTGGCACTAGCAGGCTATTCGGGCTATCGGCAGAGATGGCGTATAACAACCTGCTGGCGCTATTTCCCCTGCTGCTAGGCATTCTGGCGGCGATCGGCTTACTGAAGATTCCGCCCGATCGCGTTGATTTTTTGGCACAGCAGCTTTTACCCGTTGCGCCTCCGGAGGTCATTTTTTTAATCCAGGGCTTTATTGATCAGACCCGCCTACCTCGCGGCAGGATTGTCATTGTATTCAGTATTATTGTCGCCCTCTGGATTGCCTCCGGTGCCGTCAGTGCCGCAATGAACGCAATGGATCACATCTATCAGACTCCTCCAGCCCTGCGCCGCCCCTACTGGAAAGCCAAGGCAGTAGCCCTCATGCTGACCGTCGTAATGCTTGCCTTTATTATGAGCGCGTCCTACCTGGTTGTGATTAGCGACTGGCTCCTGCGGTTGGGATTGGAACGATCGAATGCGCCGACGATCGTGGAGTCGTTTAGTGGACTGATTGGGCGAGGGGTGCGCTGGCTTGCCGCCCTGGGTATTGTAACGATCGCCTTTAGCATCCTCTATCGGCAGGGACCTAGCCGCTGGAGACCCGGAACCCCGCTGCTGCCCGGTGCAATGATTGCTGCTGTTCTCTGGACACTCATGTCCCAGGCATTTAATATTTACGCACGCTACTTTGCCAACTTTAACTTCACCTACGGTACGCTCAGCGCCGGAATTGTGCTGCTGCTCTGGCTGAACTGGAGTTCGCTCATTGTCCTACTGGGGGCACAGATGAACGTCACGATCGGGAAAGCGATGGGCGATCGATCGAGTCAGCCAAAGCAGGCAGGGTAG
- a CDS encoding sugar transferase yields MTNSAMHPTSSSVPDFDGLPQAPHPSASCIIKRTIDIVGSIVGLLILGVIFIPLAVLIKLDSPGPIFFRQERFGLHGKPFTLLKFRSMVANADQLKAMVPNEAKGLIFKNEQDPRITRIGQFLRKTSLDEFPQFWNVLMGDMSLVGTRPPTRDEVSRYNDRHWQRLNVKPGLTGEWQVNGRSAIKDFEQIVDLDLRYQQRWHPLYDLRLIAQTVAVIVNRSGAY; encoded by the coding sequence ATGACTAACTCTGCAATGCATCCAACTAGCTCCTCTGTTCCGGATTTCGATGGGCTGCCTCAGGCTCCACACCCTTCCGCCTCCTGTATCATCAAGCGCACGATTGACATTGTAGGGTCGATTGTTGGTCTCCTTATACTAGGTGTCATTTTTATCCCGCTCGCCGTTCTGATTAAGCTCGATAGTCCTGGTCCAATTTTCTTCCGGCAGGAGCGGTTTGGTTTACACGGTAAACCCTTTACGCTGCTTAAGTTTCGCTCAATGGTGGCAAACGCCGATCAGCTTAAAGCCATGGTGCCGAACGAAGCCAAAGGACTCATTTTTAAGAATGAGCAAGACCCTCGGATTACCCGTATTGGGCAGTTCCTTCGCAAAACCAGCCTGGATGAATTTCCCCAGTTCTGGAATGTGCTGATGGGCGATATGAGTTTGGTGGGAACCCGTCCGCCTACCCGCGACGAGGTCAGCCGATACAACGATCGCCACTGGCAAAGACTCAACGTTAAACCTGGACTAACGGGTGAGTGGCAAGTCAACGGACGTTCTGCCATCAAGGATTTTGAGCAGATTGTTGATCTGGATTTGCGCTATCAGCAACGCTGGCATCCGCTGTACGACCTGCGCCTGATTGCCCAGACGGTCGCCGTAATTGTGAATCGATCGGGCGCGTACTAA